A genomic region of Streptomyces sp. NBC_00247 contains the following coding sequences:
- a CDS encoding NAD kinase, which yields MTTTTSTARTVFLLAHTGRPAAIRSAELVVQGLLRNGLGVRVLEAEAADLPLPSTVETVADATPAAVDGCELLIVLGGDGTLLRGAEISRASGVPMLGVNLGRVGFLAEAERDDLDRVVARVVTRAYEVEERMTLDVVVHSNGAVVHTDWALNEAAVQKVSPERMLEVVLEIDGRPVTGFGCDGIVCATPTGSTAYAFSAGGPVVWPEVEALLMVPISAHALFAKPLVTSPSSVLAVEVQPHTPHGVLWCDGRRNVELPAGARVEVRRGAVPVRLARLHHASFTDRLVAKFALPVSGWRGLPQ from the coding sequence TTGACGACGACGACAAGTACGGCACGAACAGTCTTTCTTTTGGCGCATACCGGCCGTCCGGCCGCGATCCGCAGTGCGGAGCTCGTGGTGCAGGGACTACTGCGCAACGGCCTCGGCGTGCGCGTCCTGGAGGCCGAGGCGGCCGACCTGCCGCTCCCGTCGACGGTGGAGACGGTCGCCGACGCGACCCCCGCCGCGGTGGACGGGTGCGAGCTGCTGATCGTGCTCGGCGGCGACGGCACGCTGCTGCGCGGAGCGGAGATCTCGCGCGCCTCGGGCGTCCCCATGCTCGGGGTCAACCTCGGCCGGGTCGGGTTCCTCGCGGAGGCCGAGCGCGACGACCTGGACCGGGTGGTCGCCCGCGTGGTGACCCGGGCGTACGAGGTCGAGGAACGCATGACGCTCGACGTGGTGGTGCACAGCAACGGCGCCGTCGTGCACACCGACTGGGCACTCAACGAGGCCGCGGTGCAGAAGGTTTCGCCCGAAAGGATGCTGGAGGTCGTCCTGGAGATCGACGGCCGGCCCGTCACCGGGTTCGGCTGCGACGGCATCGTCTGCGCGACCCCCACCGGCTCGACCGCCTACGCGTTCTCCGCCGGCGGTCCCGTCGTCTGGCCGGAGGTCGAGGCCCTGCTGATGGTGCCGATCAGCGCGCACGCCCTGTTCGCCAAGCCGCTGGTCACCTCGCCGTCGTCGGTGCTCGCGGTGGAGGTCCAGCCGCACACCCCGCACGGGGTCCTCTGGTGCGACGGCCGCCGGAACGTCGAGCTGCCCGCCGGTGCCCGCGTCGAGGTGCGGCGCGGCGCCGTACCCGTACGGCTGGCGCGTCTGCACCACGCGTCGTTCACCGACCGGCTGGTCGCGAAGTTCGCGCTGCCGGTGTCCGGGTGGCGCGGCCTGCCGCAGTGA
- a CDS encoding SCP2 sterol-binding domain-containing protein — translation MATMAECRSALDRLSDNLAGADGDVRGAASLDRSLSCHIKDLDVTFAGRLTDGRIRVLDTVEGPPREKAEIRLAMTGDDLVALVDGDLNFAKAWGAGRVRLEAGFRDLLKLRSLL, via the coding sequence ATGGCGACCATGGCAGAGTGCCGCAGCGCACTGGACAGACTTTCCGACAATCTCGCGGGCGCGGACGGCGACGTCCGCGGCGCCGCCTCCCTGGACCGCTCGCTGAGCTGTCACATCAAGGATCTCGATGTGACGTTCGCCGGCCGGCTCACGGACGGCCGCATCCGGGTTCTCGACACGGTCGAGGGCCCACCCCGGGAGAAGGCCGAGATCAGGCTGGCGATGACCGGCGACGACCTGGTCGCGCTGGTGGACGGCGACCTCAACTTCGCCAAGGCGTGGGGCGCGGGCCGGGTCCGCCTGGAGGCGGGGTTCCGGGACCTGCTCAAGCTCAGATCGCTGCTCTGA
- a CDS encoding TlyA family RNA methyltransferase → MAGVARRRLDAELVHRKLARSREHASQLIAAGRVSVRGLVATKPATQVETSAPVVVAKDESDPEYVSRGGHKLAGAFAAFVPLGLEVEGRRALDAGASTGGFTDVLLRAGARQVLAVDVGYGQLAWSLQSDERVVVKDRTNVRELTLDDIDGLAVDLVVGDLSFIPLGLVLPALVRCAAPDADLVLMVKPQFEVGKERLGSGGVVRSPELRAEAVREVARRAAALGLGVRGVTASPLPGPSGNVEYFLWLRAGAPELDPADVDRAVAEGPR, encoded by the coding sequence GTGGCAGGAGTGGCCCGTCGCCGCCTCGACGCAGAGCTGGTACACCGCAAGCTCGCCCGCTCGCGCGAGCACGCGAGCCAGCTGATCGCCGCGGGACGCGTCTCCGTACGCGGCCTGGTCGCGACCAAACCCGCCACCCAGGTGGAGACCAGCGCCCCCGTGGTCGTGGCCAAGGACGAGAGCGATCCGGAGTACGTCTCGCGCGGCGGGCACAAGCTCGCCGGGGCCTTCGCCGCGTTCGTCCCCCTCGGCCTGGAGGTGGAGGGCCGCCGCGCGCTGGACGCCGGGGCGTCCACCGGCGGCTTCACCGACGTGCTGCTGCGCGCCGGGGCCCGGCAGGTCCTCGCCGTCGACGTCGGCTACGGACAGCTCGCCTGGTCGCTCCAGTCGGACGAGCGGGTCGTCGTCAAGGACCGCACCAACGTGCGCGAACTGACGCTCGACGACATCGACGGACTGGCGGTGGATCTGGTGGTCGGCGACCTCTCGTTCATCCCGCTGGGTCTCGTACTGCCCGCGCTGGTGCGCTGCGCCGCCCCCGACGCCGACCTGGTCCTCATGGTCAAGCCGCAGTTCGAGGTCGGCAAGGAACGCCTCGGCAGCGGCGGAGTGGTGCGCAGCCCCGAGCTGCGCGCCGAGGCGGTACGCGAAGTCGCCCGCCGGGCGGCGGCGCTGGGACTCGGTGTGCGCGGGGTGACGGCCAGTCCGCTGCCCGGCCCTTCGGGGAACGTCGAGTACTTTCTGTGGCTGCGGGCCGGCGCACCCGAACTGGATCCGGCAGATGTGGACCGTGCAGTGGCGGAGGGGCCTCGTTGA